The following proteins come from a genomic window of Negativicoccus succinicivorans:
- the dnaB gene encoding replicative DNA helicase, which yields MIERIPPQNVDAELSVLGAAVTNKEAAIKATDVLQAADFYREANAVVFEAINNLIFHNQNVDVLTVTEELRRMGQLDNVGGVSYVTDLPNHLVSSLDVERHAQIVLEKARLRRLILAADTIAGEAYAGEGEVTDIVDAAERRILEVAKDERRQEMTAIGEIVQGQLDDIANKYTNKSGITGLPTGFSGFDNITSGLQPSDLILVAARPSMGKTALTLNIAQHVALKEHKNVAFFSLEMSQEQLGLRMICSTALVDSQKLRTGRITSQDEWSRIMQAATALYDAPLFIDDTPGITVAEMRSKARRLQAEKGLDLIIVDYLQLMQGSQGRRQAENRQQEISEISRSLKSLARELKVPVIALSQLSRSVESRQVKRPMLSDLRESGSLEQDADIVAFLYREGYYQQEIEDSSKNITEVIIAKHRNGATGTIQLYFHGQWTRFVDMTNRNDEAEAQ from the coding sequence ATGATCGAACGGATTCCACCGCAAAATGTGGATGCGGAACTGTCCGTCTTAGGCGCGGCGGTGACCAATAAAGAAGCGGCGATCAAAGCGACCGACGTACTGCAGGCGGCCGATTTTTATCGGGAAGCCAACGCGGTCGTTTTTGAAGCGATCAATAATCTGATTTTTCACAACCAAAATGTCGACGTCTTGACGGTGACGGAAGAACTGCGCCGCATGGGGCAACTGGATAATGTCGGCGGCGTCAGCTATGTGACGGATTTACCGAACCATCTCGTTTCCTCTCTCGACGTGGAACGGCACGCGCAGATCGTGCTGGAAAAAGCGCGTTTGCGCCGCCTGATTCTCGCCGCGGATACGATCGCGGGAGAAGCGTACGCCGGCGAAGGCGAAGTGACGGATATCGTTGATGCCGCCGAACGGCGTATTTTGGAAGTGGCGAAAGATGAACGTCGTCAGGAGATGACGGCGATCGGTGAGATCGTCCAGGGACAGTTGGACGATATCGCCAATAAATACACGAATAAAAGCGGAATTACCGGTTTACCGACCGGATTTTCCGGTTTCGATAATATTACGAGCGGGCTGCAGCCGTCCGATCTGATTTTGGTGGCGGCGCGTCCGTCCATGGGTAAAACGGCGCTGACGCTTAACATCGCGCAGCACGTGGCGCTGAAAGAACACAAAAATGTGGCGTTCTTTTCCTTGGAAATGTCGCAGGAACAGCTGGGCTTGCGCATGATTTGCTCGACCGCACTCGTCGATTCGCAAAAATTGCGGACCGGCCGCATCACTTCGCAGGATGAATGGTCGCGTATTATGCAGGCGGCGACGGCTTTATACGACGCGCCGCTGTTCATCGATGATACGCCGGGGATTACGGTCGCGGAAATGCGTTCCAAGGCGCGACGCTTGCAGGCGGAAAAAGGACTCGATTTAATCATCGTCGATTACTTGCAATTGATGCAGGGCAGTCAGGGTCGTCGACAAGCGGAAAATCGGCAGCAGGAAATTTCCGAAATTTCCCGCTCGCTGAAAAGCTTGGCGCGTGAACTCAAAGTGCCGGTGATCGCACTTTCGCAGTTAAGCCGCAGCGTCGAATCGCGCCAAGTGAAACGCCCGATGCTTTCCGATTTACGCGAATCCGGTTCATTGGAGCAGGACGCGGATATCGTCGCGTTTCTCTATCGGGAAGGTTACTACCAGCAGGAAATTGAAGATTCCAGTAAAAATATCACGGAAGTCATCATCGCCAAACACAGAAACGGCGCCACGGGCACGATTCAGTTGTACTTCCACGGTCAGTGGACGCGTTTTGTCGATATGACGAACCGCAACGACGAGGCGGAGGCGCAGTAA
- a CDS encoding ABC transporter ATP-binding protein, producing MITLRNVKKSYRDGDHERTVLAIEALELGDCSQWALVGPSGSGKSTLLHLLAGLTRAQEGVIQIDGTDLTACRESQLDEFRAAHVGYVMQNFSLLPTLRARDNILAGAFFARTSDRDRADAAEELLRSVGLPERGHQLPRELSMGEQQRVAVARALIKNPDYIFADEPTASLDRATGMAVIELLQQRARAASATLIVATHDKDVAAKLDGTIRLEGGRLCCAK from the coding sequence ATGATCACTTTACGTAATGTGAAAAAATCATATCGCGACGGCGATCACGAACGCACCGTGTTGGCGATCGAAGCTCTGGAGCTTGGTGACTGCAGCCAATGGGCATTGGTCGGTCCCAGCGGCAGCGGCAAGTCGACGTTACTGCACTTACTGGCGGGGTTAACGCGCGCGCAGGAAGGCGTCATTCAGATCGACGGCACGGATCTTACGGCTTGCCGTGAATCCCAACTTGATGAATTTCGCGCGGCGCATGTCGGCTACGTCATGCAAAACTTTTCTTTATTGCCGACGTTACGCGCGCGGGATAATATCCTGGCCGGCGCTTTTTTCGCCCGCACCTCTGATCGCGACCGTGCCGACGCGGCGGAAGAACTTTTGCGCTCGGTCGGTTTACCGGAACGCGGTCATCAGTTGCCGCGCGAACTCAGCATGGGAGAACAGCAGCGCGTAGCGGTGGCTCGCGCGCTCATCAAAAATCCTGATTATATTTTCGCCGATGAGCCCACCGCCAGCCTGGATCGCGCCACGGGTATGGCCGTGATCGAACTTTTACAGCAACGCGCGCGCGCGGCGAGCGCCACGCTGATTGTGGCGACCCATGATAAAGACGTCGCGGCGAAGCTCGACGGCACGATTCGTTTGGAAGGAGGCCGCCTATGCTGCGCCAAATAG
- a CDS encoding DUF4931 domain-containing protein — MQEPILFNPRVAAQKPRSVLHDPCPFCAREHLTDILAQKDEMIWLVNKYPVMEKTWQTVLIETAKHDSDIATYAPEEWENILRFSMEKWRETIARRRFRSVIYYRNFGPTSGGSIRHPHSQIIGCESFDYMQNVRLDQLDGEVLHETNGVRVTLSDHPICGLREFNVRLKDPEQLDEFADSIQKLVKVIVDPNGWGYASYNLFFYAADYEYCKIIARGVTSPLFLGYMLTQAPDAKARQAIREELMPLWTATRRR; from the coding sequence GTGCAAGAACCGATTTTATTTAATCCGCGCGTGGCCGCGCAGAAACCGCGCAGTGTTTTGCATGATCCCTGTCCGTTTTGCGCCCGCGAGCATTTAACCGATATCCTCGCGCAAAAAGACGAGATGATTTGGCTCGTCAACAAATATCCCGTCATGGAAAAGACCTGGCAGACCGTGTTGATCGAAACGGCGAAACATGACAGTGATATCGCGACATACGCGCCGGAAGAATGGGAAAATATTTTACGCTTCAGCATGGAAAAATGGCGTGAAACGATTGCGCGCCGCAGATTCCGCTCCGTGATTTATTACCGCAACTTCGGTCCGACTTCGGGCGGTTCCATTCGGCATCCGCATTCGCAAATTATCGGTTGCGAATCGTTTGACTACATGCAAAATGTGCGCTTGGATCAGCTTGACGGCGAAGTTTTGCATGAAACGAACGGCGTGCGCGTGACGCTGTCGGATCATCCTATCTGCGGGTTGCGTGAATTTAATGTACGGCTGAAAGATCCGGAACAACTGGATGAATTCGCCGACAGCATTCAAAAACTTGTGAAGGTGATCGTCGATCCGAACGGCTGGGGATATGCCAGCTATAATTTGTTTTTCTACGCGGCCGACTATGAATATTGTAAAATTATCGCGCGCGGCGTGACGAGTCCGCTCTTTTTGGGCTACATGCTCACGCAAGCGCCCGATGCGAAGGCGCGGCAAGCGATCCGCGAGGAACTTATGCCGCTTTGGACGGCGACAAGGAGACGATAG
- a CDS encoding DHH family phosphoesterase — MEYRNFWFKNRSDRAYAAIVILLILVLAWFNPIVAGLCTLVAFGVYLVLRKTEIEQERVWRHYLNAVSASVTEASLYATQNLPIGIAIIDEKSMLVWSNSVFRDWVQELSEGDRLQKLLPQTQLAKLWGKSGYFSTRIGDNYYRVIYKFLDRVNGINAAENDNPGEAYMVLYFDDVTEAEHSKQESVAALPVFCYVQLDNLGEVSSDLTEVQRSALWAEVNTMVLDEFGKIDGFIKSYERNNYIACISRKSLQQLIDDNFKILEKVRSIHTVNRIPVTLSIGCAYGEESFAEQEGEARLALDLALGRGGDQVVIRADGETQTFGGRSQALAKNTRVRARVVAQAIHELISQADMVLVMGHAREDYDSLGAAVGVAYMATSEGVPAHVVISEDQETVEKLVDQVRATPGMEDLLISEEAAQELVTPQTVLFVVDTHKPEMTAAPSLVEMIQNRVVIDHHRRSNTFIPDPLLVYLEPSSSSTCELVTELLQYYSDTIELNETQASALYAGIVVDTKNFAVQTGIRTFDAASYLRRSGAATELVRDLFALDFETVLTRADVLTRAEKIDGDIVCATIPDDAENAQILAGQVADMMINIENIHTSIAIYYNGEGYSASVRSDGEINVQRVMEELGGGGHQTVAGGQFAPEETPEEIKNKIVAQIRAQKEENAK, encoded by the coding sequence ATGGAATATCGTAATTTCTGGTTCAAAAATCGCAGTGACCGCGCGTACGCGGCGATTGTGATCCTGCTCATTTTAGTGCTGGCCTGGTTCAATCCGATCGTGGCGGGCTTGTGTACTCTGGTCGCGTTTGGCGTGTACCTCGTTTTGCGCAAAACGGAGATCGAGCAGGAACGCGTGTGGCGGCATTACCTGAATGCGGTGTCCGCCTCGGTGACGGAAGCGTCTTTATATGCGACGCAGAATTTGCCGATCGGGATTGCGATTATTGATGAAAAAAGCATGCTCGTCTGGAGCAACTCGGTGTTTCGCGACTGGGTGCAGGAACTTAGCGAAGGTGATCGGCTGCAAAAGTTGTTACCGCAAACGCAGCTTGCCAAACTGTGGGGAAAATCGGGTTATTTTTCCACGCGGATCGGTGACAACTATTACCGCGTCATTTATAAATTCCTCGACCGCGTCAACGGGATCAATGCCGCAGAGAACGATAATCCCGGCGAAGCCTACATGGTGCTGTATTTTGACGATGTGACGGAGGCGGAACACAGCAAGCAGGAAAGCGTAGCGGCGTTGCCGGTTTTCTGCTATGTGCAGTTGGATAACCTGGGCGAGGTTTCGTCCGATTTGACGGAAGTACAGCGTTCGGCACTCTGGGCGGAAGTCAATACGATGGTGCTCGACGAATTCGGCAAGATCGACGGTTTTATCAAAAGTTACGAGCGCAATAACTACATTGCCTGCATCAGCCGCAAATCGCTGCAGCAATTGATTGACGATAACTTCAAAATTTTGGAAAAAGTCCGCTCGATTCACACGGTGAACCGGATTCCGGTGACGCTTTCGATCGGTTGCGCTTACGGGGAAGAATCCTTTGCCGAGCAGGAAGGGGAAGCGCGTTTGGCGCTCGATTTGGCGTTGGGCCGCGGCGGCGATCAGGTCGTCATCCGGGCGGACGGCGAAACGCAGACCTTCGGCGGTAGGAGTCAGGCCTTGGCGAAAAATACGCGCGTGCGCGCCCGCGTGGTGGCGCAGGCGATTCACGAACTGATCAGCCAGGCAGACATGGTGCTCGTCATGGGCCATGCCAGGGAAGATTACGATTCCCTCGGCGCGGCAGTGGGGGTGGCGTACATGGCGACCTCAGAAGGCGTGCCGGCGCATGTCGTCATCAGCGAAGATCAGGAAACGGTGGAAAAGCTGGTCGATCAGGTGCGGGCGACACCGGGCATGGAAGATTTGCTGATTTCGGAAGAGGCCGCGCAAGAATTGGTGACGCCGCAGACGGTACTCTTTGTAGTGGATACGCATAAACCGGAAATGACGGCGGCGCCGAGTTTGGTGGAAATGATTCAAAACCGCGTCGTCATTGATCACCATCGACGCAGCAATACTTTTATTCCCGATCCGCTGCTCGTCTATCTCGAACCCTCCAGCTCTTCGACATGTGAACTTGTCACCGAGCTTTTACAGTACTATTCCGATACGATCGAATTGAACGAGACACAAGCCTCGGCGTTGTACGCCGGTATCGTCGTCGATACGAAGAACTTCGCCGTGCAGACCGGCATTCGCACGTTCGACGCGGCCAGTTATTTGCGCCGCAGCGGCGCCGCGACGGAACTCGTCCGCGATCTGTTCGCGCTCGATTTCGAGACCGTTTTGACGCGGGCGGACGTGCTGACGCGCGCCGAAAAAATTGATGGCGACATCGTGTGCGCGACCATTCCCGACGATGCGGAAAACGCGCAGATTCTCGCGGGACAAGTGGCCGATATGATGATCAATATTGAAAATATACATACGAGTATCGCCATTTACTATAATGGCGAAGGCTACAGCGCATCCGTGCGTTCCGACGGTGAAATTAATGTTCAGCGCGTGATGGAAGAACTCGGCGGCGGCGGTCATCAGACGGTGGCCGGCGGACAGTTCGCGCCGGAAGAAACGCCGGAAGAAATCAAAAATAAAATTGTCGCGCAGATTCGCGCGCAAAAAGAGGAGAATGCGAAATGA
- the lonC gene encoding Lon family ATP-dependent protease, producing MKDIWRRLWSRNSQTGAESEAEFGRQIAVLSGVYSGLIGTERFLLAGSHYNALSYLHAEDPKKRLAGLARIVLEDPDIPVPGEEQSQALLERTENRISDLLARQAVEERLEQKINDALEEKHQEYVNDLRLELLNEETGDFETPQSREKLAQLDKLDHIRLTDTIAAQVRPQTLADIVGQKDALEALLAKLATKYPQHLLLYGPPGVGKTTAARVVLEAAKQFDFTPFQKDAPFVETDGTTLRWDNRDMTNPLIGSVHDPIYQGAQRDLADKGIPEPKPGLVTKAHGGVLFIDEIGEMDPLLLNKLLKVLEDKRVYFESSYYDENDPQVAAYIKKLFRDGAPADFILIGATTRAPEEINPAIRSRCAEVFFAPLATDDVARIVTDAAQKLGVALEGGVAAAIAEYTGEGRKAVQLLADAYGLAMYHAGRADGLTVTLQDLRRVAQAAHLVPQRHDQASSQPRVGHIFGLGVAGYVGSVIEVEAVAFPARIPGKGELRFNDTAGSMAKDSVFNASAAVRRVAGADTREYDLHVNVIGGGQIDGPSAGVAVTCALLSAITGIPLRQDIAVTGEVALNGAIKPIGGVHAKAYGAKQAGMKKMLIPDENRDDIGTEYAGLPIVRVKTIEDAWREMTAGGKA from the coding sequence ATGAAAGATATCTGGCGGCGGTTGTGGAGTCGTAATTCGCAGACCGGCGCCGAGAGCGAAGCGGAATTCGGACGGCAAATCGCCGTCCTTTCGGGCGTGTATTCGGGCCTCATCGGCACGGAACGTTTTTTGCTGGCGGGCAGCCATTATAACGCGCTTTCCTACCTGCACGCGGAAGATCCGAAAAAACGGCTGGCGGGTTTGGCGCGCATCGTGCTGGAAGATCCGGATATTCCCGTGCCCGGTGAAGAACAGTCGCAGGCGCTGCTGGAGCGAACGGAAAATCGCATCAGCGATCTCTTGGCGCGGCAGGCGGTCGAAGAGCGGCTGGAACAAAAAATTAATGATGCGCTGGAAGAAAAACATCAGGAATATGTCAATGATTTGCGCCTGGAACTTTTAAATGAAGAGACGGGCGATTTTGAAACGCCGCAATCCCGTGAAAAGTTGGCGCAGCTGGACAAACTGGACCACATTCGTCTGACGGATACGATCGCCGCCCAAGTGCGACCGCAAACCTTGGCGGATATTGTCGGGCAAAAAGACGCGTTGGAAGCCTTGCTCGCGAAACTCGCAACGAAGTATCCGCAGCACCTGCTTTTATACGGACCGCCGGGCGTCGGCAAGACGACGGCGGCGCGCGTCGTGTTGGAGGCGGCGAAGCAATTTGACTTCACGCCGTTTCAAAAAGACGCGCCGTTTGTGGAAACGGACGGTACGACGTTGCGTTGGGATAATCGCGATATGACGAACCCGCTGATCGGTTCCGTGCATGATCCGATTTATCAAGGAGCGCAACGCGATCTCGCCGATAAGGGGATTCCCGAACCGAAACCGGGTCTGGTGACCAAGGCGCACGGCGGCGTTTTATTTATCGATGAAATCGGGGAAATGGATCCGCTGCTGCTCAATAAGCTTCTGAAGGTACTCGAAGATAAACGGGTGTATTTCGAGTCGTCGTACTACGATGAAAACGATCCGCAGGTGGCGGCGTATATTAAAAAATTATTCCGCGACGGCGCGCCGGCCGACTTTATTTTGATCGGCGCGACAACGCGCGCTCCGGAAGAGATCAATCCGGCGATCCGTTCGCGTTGCGCGGAGGTCTTTTTCGCGCCGTTGGCGACGGATGATGTCGCGCGAATCGTCACGGACGCGGCGCAAAAACTCGGCGTGGCATTGGAGGGCGGTGTCGCGGCGGCGATTGCCGAGTACACCGGCGAAGGACGCAAAGCGGTGCAGTTGCTGGCGGACGCGTACGGTTTGGCGATGTACCATGCGGGACGCGCCGACGGCTTGACCGTCACCTTGCAGGATTTACGGCGGGTGGCGCAGGCGGCGCATCTCGTGCCGCAACGTCATGATCAGGCCTCGTCGCAGCCGCGGGTCGGACATATTTTCGGCCTGGGCGTGGCGGGTTATGTCGGTTCGGTGATTGAAGTGGAAGCCGTCGCTTTTCCCGCGCGCATTCCCGGCAAAGGTGAATTGCGTTTCAATGATACGGCGGGCTCGATGGCGAAAGACTCCGTATTTAACGCTTCGGCGGCGGTACGTCGCGTCGCGGGCGCGGATACGCGTGAATATGATTTGCATGTGAATGTGATCGGCGGCGGTCAAATTGACGGACCTTCGGCGGGCGTAGCAGTGACCTGCGCGCTACTTTCGGCGATTACGGGAATCCCGTTGCGGCAGGATATCGCCGTCACGGGAGAAGTCGCGCTGAACGGCGCGATCAAACCGATCGGCGGCGTGCACGCGAAAGCGTACGGCGCCAAACAGGCCGGCATGAAAAAAATGCTCATTCCGGATGAAAATCGGGATGATATCGGCACGGAGTACGCGGGATTGCCGATTGTCCGCGTCAAAACAATCGAAGACGCGTGGCGGGAAATGACCGCGGGAGGTAAGGCATGA
- a CDS encoding ABC transporter permease → MLRQIAWSELRHRPWQTLLLTLLIALAIASSVFIAALSFGMHYGLTKATEPFPQIVGAKGSANQLVLNTVYLKDRPIGNISGDLYQDVKNNPLVKQAIPLAFGDNWRGFRIVGTENTIFDYRVKPQSEPWLKVAEGRRFNAPFEAVIGDGAAKLLGAKIGDTFQSIHGATAHGHVHKDQTYTIVGILAPVEGPYDHAVLTDIRSVWIAHEHHHDHDHEHAADAHEEGHEHEHEAAVHEEEHEHEHEAAVHEEEHEHEHEAA, encoded by the coding sequence ATGCTGCGCCAAATAGCTTGGAGCGAACTGCGCCACCGGCCGTGGCAAACGCTTTTGCTGACACTTTTAATCGCGCTGGCGATCGCCTCCTCCGTATTTATCGCCGCGCTTTCGTTCGGCATGCATTACGGACTCACGAAAGCGACCGAACCGTTCCCACAAATCGTCGGCGCCAAAGGCAGCGCCAACCAGTTGGTACTCAACACGGTATATTTGAAAGACCGTCCGATCGGTAATATATCCGGCGATCTCTATCAGGATGTAAAAAATAATCCTTTGGTGAAGCAGGCGATCCCGCTGGCGTTCGGTGACAACTGGCGCGGCTTTCGCATCGTCGGCACCGAAAATACGATTTTCGACTATCGCGTCAAGCCGCAAAGCGAACCATGGCTGAAAGTCGCAGAGGGCCGCCGTTTCAACGCGCCTTTTGAAGCGGTCATCGGCGACGGCGCCGCGAAACTTTTGGGCGCTAAAATCGGCGACACATTCCAATCCATTCACGGCGCGACCGCGCACGGTCATGTCCACAAAGATCAAACCTACACGATCGTCGGCATTTTGGCGCCGGTGGAAGGCCCGTACGATCACGCCGTTTTAACGGATATCCGCAGCGTCTGGATAGCGCATGAACATCATCATGATCATGATCACGAACATGCCGCCGACGCGCACGAAGAAGGACATGAACATGAGCACGAAGCTGCCGTTCACGAAGAAGAACATGAGCATGAGCACGAAGCTGCCGTTCACGAAGAAGAACATGAGCATGAGCACGAAGCTGCC
- a CDS encoding ABC transporter permease, whose product HEHEAAVHEEEHEHEHEAAVHEEEHEHEHEAAGKPAAQAVNDGEHAATAGQVTAVLIQPQGYGQALKLAMEFQQRNDAQLVFPAQVIIQLFSLMGQGEKMWWYIGAFFIAAALLVVLSTLYLSGLQRLPERAILRVLGAKRSELLTVTLWQNGLIMVLGGILGYVLGYAGYLGVRSLMATNTAIALPLTFLKEPLLIALGTMAIGLLASLIPAWLLARKDTLSKL is encoded by the coding sequence AGCATGAGCACGAAGCTGCCGTTCACGAAGAAGAACATGAGCATGAGCACGAAGCTGCCGTTCACGAAGAAGAACATGAGCATGAGCACGAAGCTGCGGGTAAGCCCGCCGCGCAAGCCGTGAACGACGGCGAGCACGCCGCGACCGCGGGACAGGTGACGGCCGTATTGATTCAGCCGCAAGGCTACGGTCAGGCGTTGAAACTCGCCATGGAGTTCCAACAGCGCAACGACGCGCAACTGGTCTTTCCGGCGCAGGTCATTATTCAACTTTTCTCCCTGATGGGCCAAGGCGAAAAAATGTGGTGGTACATCGGCGCCTTCTTCATCGCCGCCGCTCTGTTAGTCGTTCTTTCTACGCTCTACCTCTCCGGTCTGCAGCGTTTACCGGAACGCGCGATTTTGCGCGTACTGGGCGCCAAACGCTCGGAACTTTTGACCGTGACGCTCTGGCAAAACGGTTTGATTATGGTCCTCGGCGGAATTCTCGGCTACGTTCTCGGTTACGCCGGCTATCTCGGCGTCCGTTCGCTGATGGCGACGAATACGGCGATCGCTTTGCCGCTGACCTTCCTGAAAGAGCCGCTGTTGATCGCGCTGGGTACCATGGCCATCGGCTTGCTGGCTTCATTAATTCCCGCATGGCTTTTGGCGCGTAAAGATACGCTTTCAAAACTGTAA
- a CDS encoding metallophosphoesterase: MRFWALSDLHLSGDPPQKPMDVFGDRWRNHRQKVETNWRAQVAPEDTVLIGGDVSWAMKLEEAAPDLDFIRALPGRKIILRGNHDYWWAGLAKMQRATDHELLFLHNNFIPLTDAVAIAGTRGWIAPGDTQWQAEDEVVWARELQRLERSLTLAREAGFTKLLVATHYPPFNEAREPTEMADIAKRYGALGYIYGHIHDEQNFRYLPREIHGMPLYLTSADYLQFHPLEIPLPM; encoded by the coding sequence ATGCGATTTTGGGCATTAAGTGATTTGCACCTGTCGGGCGATCCGCCGCAAAAGCCGATGGATGTATTCGGCGATCGCTGGCGGAATCATCGGCAGAAAGTGGAAACAAATTGGCGTGCGCAAGTGGCGCCGGAAGATACGGTGTTGATTGGCGGCGATGTTTCGTGGGCGATGAAGCTCGAAGAAGCCGCTCCCGATTTGGATTTTATTCGGGCGCTGCCGGGACGTAAAATCATTTTGCGGGGCAATCATGATTATTGGTGGGCGGGACTTGCGAAAATGCAACGCGCGACCGATCATGAATTGCTTTTTTTACACAATAACTTTATCCCGCTGACTGACGCGGTGGCTATCGCCGGCACACGCGGCTGGATCGCGCCGGGAGATACGCAGTGGCAGGCGGAAGACGAAGTCGTTTGGGCGCGCGAATTGCAACGCCTGGAACGTTCGTTGACGTTGGCGCGGGAGGCCGGTTTTACCAAGCTGCTCGTGGCCACGCATTACCCGCCGTTCAATGAAGCGCGCGAACCGACCGAGATGGCGGACATCGCGAAGCGATACGGAGCGCTCGGATATATTTACGGACATATCCATGACGAGCAAAATTTCCGCTATTTACCGCGGGAAATCCACGGCATGCCTCTTTATCTCACGAGCGCGGATTACTTGCAATTTCACCCTTTGGAAATTCCTTTGCCGATGTGA
- a CDS encoding uracil-DNA glycosylase translates to MTDGTSEIDWWQDTAPTNRQTLPDSAEPFTERWYETAQHCRHCRLGAEPNRGPTGATGPIDAPLMLVGEGPGGVEDAYGVPLVGPSGQLLDRALWSVGITRDRVYVTNIVKCRPRNNRTPQAAEADICATRWLCREIALVKPHAIVALGKVALRFFAGRELGIVRSRGQWLQWMLPGTDEIYPVMPTFHPAYLLRLTGPAEKEAKWQVYYDLLAAKEKAAAAVPTYRWQAATPPDLKALFDERRQERAQRR, encoded by the coding sequence ATGACGGACGGGACGAGCGAGATCGATTGGTGGCAGGATACCGCGCCGACAAACCGGCAGACCTTGCCGGACAGCGCGGAGCCGTTTACGGAACGTTGGTACGAAACGGCGCAACATTGCCGCCATTGCCGTCTCGGCGCGGAACCGAACCGTGGTCCGACCGGCGCGACCGGTCCGATTGACGCGCCGTTGATGCTGGTCGGCGAGGGGCCGGGCGGCGTGGAAGACGCGTACGGCGTGCCGTTGGTCGGCCCGAGCGGGCAACTTTTAGATCGCGCACTTTGGTCGGTCGGCATTACGCGCGACCGCGTGTATGTGACGAATATCGTCAAGTGTCGGCCGCGCAACAATCGTACGCCGCAGGCCGCGGAGGCGGATATTTGCGCCACGCGCTGGCTCTGTCGCGAAATCGCGCTGGTAAAGCCGCACGCGATCGTCGCTTTGGGAAAGGTCGCGCTGCGTTTTTTCGCCGGTCGTGAATTGGGTATCGTACGTTCGCGCGGCCAATGGTTGCAGTGGATGCTGCCGGGCACAGATGAAATCTATCCCGTCATGCCGACGTTTCATCCCGCGTACCTGTTGCGTTTGACGGGGCCGGCGGAAAAGGAAGCGAAGTGGCAGGTATACTACGACTTACTGGCGGCCAAAGAAAAAGCGGCGGCCGCCGTTCCTACATATCGCTGGCAAGCGGCGACGCCGCCGGATCTCAAAGCTCTGTTTGATGAGAGACGTCAGGAACGCGCGCAGAGGCGCTGA
- the rplI gene encoding 50S ribosomal protein L9, which yields MKVILLQDVKKVGKKGEIIEVADGYGRNYLMRRGLALEGTPENLNNARQKNAAQEHKDQVAEDEAKVLAAQLKKVTVEVPLKLGADGRAFSSVTAQTISEALAAKHELTVDKKKIELKEPIRTVGRFPVAIRIHPKMTAEIQVHVVPEE from the coding sequence ATGAAAGTGATCTTATTACAGGACGTCAAAAAAGTCGGTAAAAAAGGGGAAATCATCGAAGTCGCCGACGGCTACGGCCGCAACTACCTGATGCGCCGCGGTCTGGCGTTGGAAGGCACGCCGGAAAACTTGAACAACGCACGCCAGAAAAACGCCGCGCAGGAACATAAAGATCAGGTCGCAGAGGACGAAGCCAAAGTTCTCGCGGCGCAATTAAAAAAAGTAACGGTCGAAGTGCCGTTGAAACTCGGCGCCGACGGACGCGCGTTCAGCTCCGTCACCGCGCAGACGATCAGTGAAGCGCTCGCGGCCAAACATGAACTTACCGTAGATAAAAAGAAAATCGAATTGAAAGAACCGATTCGCACCGTGGGGCGTTTTCCCGTCGCCATCCGGATCCATCCGAAGATGACCGCGGAAATCCAGGTGCATGTAGTTCCGGAGGAATAA